In Fusarium oxysporum Fo47 chromosome IX, complete sequence, the following proteins share a genomic window:
- a CDS encoding histone-fold-containing protein, protein MARTKQTARKSTGGKAPRKQLASKAARKSAPSTGGVKKPHRYKPGTVALREIRRYQKSTELLIRKLPFQRLVREIAQDFKSDLRFQSSAIGALQESVESYLVSLFEDTNLCAIHAKRVTIQSKDIQLARRLRGERN, encoded by the exons ATGGCTCGCACTAAGCAGACCGCCCGAAAGTCCACTGGTGGCAAGGCCCCTCGCAAGCAGCTCGCTTCCAAGGCCG cccGCAAGTCCGCCCCCTCTACCGGAGGTGTCAAGAAGCCTCACCGCTATAAGCCTGGTACCGTCGCTCTCCGTGAGATTCGACGATACCAGAAGTCGACCGAGCTCCTCATCCGAAAGCTCCCCTTCCAGCGTCTG GTTCGTGAGATTGCCCAGGACTTTAAGTCTGATCTCCGCTTCCAGTCTTCTGCCATCGGTGCTCTCCAGGAGTCCGTTGAGTCCTACCTCGTCTCCCTCTTCGAGGACACCAACCTCTGCGCCATCCATGCCAAGCGTGTCACCATCCAATCCAAGGACATCCAGCTCGCCCGCCGCCTCCGCGGTGAGCGTAACTAA